One window of Hypanus sabinus isolate sHypSab1 chromosome 10, sHypSab1.hap1, whole genome shotgun sequence genomic DNA carries:
- the LOC132400329 gene encoding stathmin-like, with translation MACTDIKVKEPDRRSSGQAFEIILSPTAETIPEFPLSPKKDRSLEDLQKKMEAAENRRKSHEAEVLKQLAEKQEHVKEVLQRAIEESNKFSKMVEERLTSKMELIKENREAQLAARLEHLPEKNKHLEEVRKIKREQGN, from the exons ATGGCTTGTACTGATATTAAAGTGAAGGAACCAGACAGACGTTCTTCAGGCCAAGCTTTTGAGATCATTTTGAGCCCTACAGCTGAAACAATTCCAGAGTTTCCTCTTTCTCCCAAGAAAGATCGATCACTTGAAGATCTTCAAAAAAAAATGGAAGCTGCAGAAAACAGACGGAAGTCACATGAAGCAGAGGTTCTGAAGCAGTTGGCTGAAAAACAGGAACATGTAAAGGAAGTGCTTCAGAGAGCAATTGAAGAAAGTAACAAATTCAGCAAAATGGTAGAAGAAAGACTGACTTCCAAGATGGAGCTCATTAAGGAAAACCGTGAGgccca g ttAGCTGCTAGGCTTGAGCACCTTCCTGAGAAGAACAAGCACCTTGAGGAAGTGAGAAAGATCAAAAGAGAGCAAGGAAACTGA